The stretch of DNA TTCCTGACCTTGATATGTTTGAACAGGAAGAGGCTTTCTGCAAccctttattttctttatttcataGTGATTTTAACCAACAATCAAAAGAAAAGTAACATTTTGTGATTTATGAAGTGGATAGTAATGATATTGAACGATTTCATTATATTCAAAAGATGATTATCTTGCAGAAAGAGCCAAACCAGGCGTTGAGCTCTTTTTCAAGAATAAGATTCACGACTCTTGATAAGCTGTGACCGCACAATAATGGACTGTTGTGAGGATTTTAAACTGATCACGTTGCGCAAACGCATTTGCTTGGCCAAAATGGGATTGGTGGAAAAGTCCATGGTTGCATTTTGGTGTATCCACCATGAATCCTACTCCCTGTGATTGgttgatcaaagaaaaatatCCAAATGGCATTCATATTCATTTCTATTAAACTTCATCATTTCATAAACTCCATTTAGCAACGCAAAAATTTCGCTACTTTCTGAGTGGGATCTATCCTCCACAATAAACTTATGCAATTGACCTCCTTCTTCAATGAAGCTATGTCCAGCTGTCTTTGTAATCTTGCTTCCCTTCATCACCTTCCTGAGCTTTGCAACTCCATCCCATTGGCAGGCTGATGCATAAATGTTCGAAAGAATGACGTAATTTCCTGGATTCCAAGGCTCAAGTGTAAATAAAGACTCCGCTGCTATCTCAGCCAGCTCAACATTACCATGGAAACTGCAAGCACCCAATAAAGCACCCCATATTACTGAGTCTGGCTTCATTGGCATACTTTGTAGCACCTCATAAGCTTCTTTTAGTTTCCCGGCACGGCCTAAGAGATCAACCATGCAGCCATAGTGTTCTAGTTTGGGAATAATGTTGAAGTCTCTTGTCATTGACAGGAAGATATGCTTGCCTTTTTCAACCATGCCACCATGTGTGCATGCCAAGAGAAGCCCCACGAATGTCACGTCATCAGGCAAAGCTCCTTCTCTCTGGCACCATTAGTGACACAAAGAAACACCAATGTTAGTATCACTTAGAACTTCTCAAGGTTTACTTAAGCTCTTATAGCATACgtgtttatcatataagtgtttatgcataagctatttctataacaaaagataaaataaagttaaaccATTTTCGTATAAGCTGAAAACAAATTGTGGACATGTCATAAGATGTTTCCATAAGTTATCTCAAGCAGtgtcacaagtgcttatgttaGTAGATAGactcaaataagccaatccgaACAGACCCTAAAATAACTTCCGAAAAAGGTCTATCATGAATATGTGAAGGAATTTAAACATGTCAAGCAAGTAGCTTACCAACATTTGATCATAAAGCTCAATAGCCTTGTGACATTGTCCATGAACAGCCAAACCCATGatcattgaattccaagagcaCAAGTTTCTGAATATACCTATCTCATCAAACACCTTCCAAGCAACATCAATCTTACCACATTTTGCATACAACTCCAATACAGCATTGCTTACAAACAAATTCCTAAAAAACCCATTTTTCCTTGCATACGCTTCAACCCTCTGCCCAATCTCAAGTGCACCAAGATTCGCACAAGCCGGCAAAACACTCGCCAAAGTCACGTCATTAGGAATTACATCTTTCTCCTTCTCCATCCTCAAAAACAACTCCAAAGCTTTTTCATACTGCTTATTATGTGAGTAACCTGATACAATAGTGGTCCACGACACCACATTCCTCGAAGGCATCAACCGAAACAATTCCAACGCACTCTCCATATCACCAAACCTCATATACCCCGCCATCATAGCATTCCAAGTGGGTAACTCCCTCACagacatttcatcaaacacaCGGCATGCACATTTCAAATCACCCAATTTAGCATACATATCAAGCAAAGCAGTGGAAGCAAATACATCAGGTTGAAAACCTGATTTGGTGAAATGGGTATGAATCATTTGGCCAATGGTAAGTGATGAAGTTGATATACATGTAGAAAAAATGAAGTTGAAAGTGTGTTGATTTGGTGAGTGACCATGAAGGAGCATTTGGGAGTAAAGGGTGAAACATTGGTGTTGGTTTTTTGAGGAATAAGCTTGAATGAGTTTGTTGTAAAGAAAAACAGTTGGTTTTTGAGAATGTTGTAACAATAATTTGGCATAGTGTAGGTTTGAGATTTCAAGTAGTTTCTCAATGAGGATTTTGGTGTTGTCTATGCCATTTCTTAGTGTGTAACCATGAATTTGCTTCACTTGGTTCATCACAATGTTTTTGAATTTGTGTGACTTAGAAAGTTGGAAAGTTTTGGTCTTGTTTTTGGCACTTCATAGGACACACAAAGCCACAAAACATTTTCGTCTTAG from Trifolium pratense cultivar HEN17-A07 linkage group LG5, ARS_RC_1.1, whole genome shotgun sequence encodes:
- the LOC123883461 gene encoding pentatricopeptide repeat-containing protein At5g08510 is translated as MNQVKQIHGYTLRNGIDNTKILIEKLLEISNLHYAKLLLQHSQKPTVFLYNKLIQAYSSKNQHQCFTLYSQMLLHGHSPNQHTFNFIFSTCISTSSLTIGQMIHTHFTKSGFQPDVFASTALLDMYAKLGDLKCACRVFDEMSVRELPTWNAMMAGYMRFGDMESALELFRLMPSRNVVSWTTIVSGYSHNKQYEKALELFLRMEKEKDVIPNDVTLASVLPACANLGALEIGQRVEAYARKNGFFRNLFVSNAVLELYAKCGKIDVAWKVFDEIGIFRNLCSWNSMIMGLAVHGQCHKAIELYDQMLREGALPDDVTFVGLLLACTHGGMVEKGKHIFLSMTRDFNIIPKLEHYGCMVDLLGRAGKLKEAYEVLQSMPMKPDSVIWGALLGACSFHGNVELAEIAAESLFTLEPWNPGNYVILSNIYASACQWDGVAKLRKVMKGSKITKTAGHSFIEEGGQLHKFIVEDRSHSESSEIFALLNGVYEMMKFNRNEYECHLDIFL